A window of Thermosynechococcus sp. NK55a contains these coding sequences:
- a CDS encoding ferredoxin-thioredoxin reductase variable chain: MSVMEPQTLSVGLRVRVKTPTIVYHHPDHRNEPFDIQGMEGEICAILSDWQGRPISPNYPIQVRFSPKFVAHLHPDELAVI; this comes from the coding sequence ATGAGCGTTATGGAGCCACAAACTTTAAGTGTTGGGCTGCGGGTCCGCGTCAAGACCCCCACCATTGTCTATCACCATCCCGATCACCGCAATGAACCTTTTGATATTCAAGGGATGGAAGGGGAAATTTGCGCTATTCTCAGCGACTGGCAAGGCCGTCCCATTAGTCCCAACTACCCGATTCAAGTGCGGTTTAGTCCCAAGTTTGTTGCCCATTTGCACCCCGATGAGCTGGCAGTGATTTAG
- the folP gene encoding dihydropteroate synthase: protein MKGWSVGDRTFVWGERTYIMGILNITPDSFSDGGDFFNPASAVAHALEMVAAGVDVIDVGGESTRPGASEVPISAELARVLPVIEGIRQQSQIPISIDTTHAVVAQAAVAAGANIVNDVSGGQADPEMLATVAALGVPYILMHRRGTPATMQQLTDYEDLIGDLLRYFQEQTQRAIASGIPPEHLMIDPGIGFAKTTPQNLTLLRELPQFHTLGYPILLGPSRKRFIGDVLNLPHPKDRVWGTAAVCCHAIAQGVAMVRVHDVAAMVQVCRMADVLWRSP, encoded by the coding sequence ATGAAGGGTTGGTCTGTGGGCGATCGCACCTTTGTGTGGGGAGAGCGCACCTACATTATGGGCATCTTGAATATCACCCCCGACAGTTTTAGCGATGGTGGTGACTTTTTTAATCCTGCCAGTGCCGTTGCCCATGCCCTAGAAATGGTTGCCGCCGGTGTTGATGTCATTGATGTAGGGGGGGAGTCCACCCGTCCGGGAGCTAGTGAAGTGCCCATTAGCGCTGAGTTGGCTCGGGTGCTGCCCGTGATTGAGGGCATCCGTCAGCAGTCCCAGATTCCCATTTCCATTGATACCACCCATGCGGTGGTTGCCCAGGCAGCGGTGGCAGCAGGTGCCAATATTGTTAACGATGTTTCAGGGGGGCAGGCGGATCCTGAGATGTTGGCCACGGTAGCGGCATTGGGGGTGCCCTATATCCTCATGCATCGGCGGGGAACCCCAGCCACCATGCAGCAATTAACTGACTACGAGGATTTGATCGGCGATTTGCTTCGCTATTTTCAGGAACAAACCCAGCGGGCGATCGCCAGCGGCATTCCTCCTGAGCACCTGATGATTGATCCTGGCATTGGCTTTGCGAAAACCACGCCCCAAAACCTCACCCTTTTACGGGAATTGCCGCAATTTCACACCCTTGGCTACCCAATCCTCCTTGGCCCCTCGCGCAAACGCTTTATTGGCGATGTCCTAAACCTGCCCCATCCTAAGGACCGAGTTTGGGGTACCGCAGCAGTCTGCTGCCATGCCATTGCCCAAGGGGTGGCGATGGTGCGCGTCCATGATGTGGCAGCCATGGTGCAGGTGTGTCGGATGGCCGATGTGCTCTGGCGATCGCCCTAG
- a CDS encoding DUF4129 domain-containing protein, with translation MTFWDDLRWQSDRQWQQLREALEYTFLQLFRQQTEPFWQDHPSLEGWLRWFLQGVLLIGLGVGLYFLGRSLWRWWQRRSRSSSPTAISTLGERPRPVREWLELAQNLQLAGDYRGACRAFYMALLYRLQEAGWLRLQTHWTNGDYLGELERLFQLGERSPTVGRSIQHLFQVHSRSYYGAEPVDAQTLASCQAAYFEVEPFLRETQQ, from the coding sequence GTGACTTTTTGGGATGATTTGCGCTGGCAGAGCGATCGCCAGTGGCAACAACTGCGTGAAGCCCTTGAGTACACCTTTCTCCAACTCTTTCGCCAGCAAACAGAGCCCTTTTGGCAAGACCACCCCTCCTTAGAGGGATGGCTACGCTGGTTCCTTCAGGGGGTCTTGCTGATTGGCCTCGGCGTAGGCCTCTATTTCCTAGGACGCAGCCTCTGGCGATGGTGGCAACGGCGATCGCGCTCCTCTTCACCAACAGCAATTTCTACCCTTGGGGAGCGACCCAGACCGGTGCGGGAATGGCTGGAACTTGCCCAAAACCTACAATTGGCGGGGGACTATAGAGGGGCCTGCCGCGCCTTTTACATGGCCTTGTTGTATCGGTTGCAGGAGGCAGGCTGGCTGCGGCTTCAGACCCACTGGACCAATGGCGACTACCTGGGGGAATTGGAGCGGCTCTTTCAACTGGGGGAGCGATCGCCAACTGTAGGGCGGAGTATCCAGCATCTCTTTCAAGTTCACAGTCGCAGTTACTATGGCGCCGAGCCAGTGGATGCCCAAACCCTAGCCAGCTGTCAAGCGGCCTATTTTGAGGTGGAACCCTTCCTGCGGGAGACCCAGCAATGA
- the cofG gene encoding 7,8-didemethyl-8-hydroxy-5-deazariboflavin synthase subunit CofG codes for MGDRTITYSPAFTLVPTYECFNRCTYCNFRQDIGTSGWLSLEAAAKQLAELDPQQVREILILSGEVAPNSPQRAKWLERLYDVAALALDQGFLPHTNAGPLSRAEMTVLKTVNVSMGLMLEQLTPKLLQSVHRHAPSKAPQLRLHQLEQAGELGIPFTTGLLLGIGEAPQDWAETLTAIAECHRRWGHIQEVILQPHSPGQQQAERLPPFDLEQLPQVVQWARSLLPEDITIQIPANLVTEPAVFRACLEAGARDLGGIVPLDHVNPDYPHTDLAVLREQLAAWGWELGPRLPVYPQFVDWLPRPLQEKVKEIPV; via the coding sequence ATGGGCGATCGCACCATCACCTACAGTCCAGCCTTCACCCTTGTGCCGACCTATGAGTGTTTTAATCGCTGTACCTACTGTAATTTTCGTCAGGACATTGGCACGAGTGGTTGGTTGAGTTTAGAGGCGGCGGCCAAACAGTTGGCAGAGCTTGATCCGCAACAGGTACGGGAAATCCTCATTCTCAGTGGCGAAGTTGCCCCCAACAGTCCCCAGCGTGCCAAATGGTTAGAGCGTCTCTATGATGTAGCAGCCTTAGCGTTGGATCAGGGATTTTTGCCCCATACCAATGCGGGCCCCCTGAGTCGAGCAGAAATGACCGTCCTCAAGACAGTGAATGTCTCCATGGGGCTGATGCTGGAGCAGTTGACACCCAAGTTGTTGCAAAGTGTCCATCGCCATGCCCCCAGTAAGGCTCCGCAACTTCGTTTACACCAACTGGAACAGGCCGGAGAACTGGGCATTCCCTTCACCACGGGATTGCTCTTGGGGATTGGTGAAGCGCCCCAGGATTGGGCAGAGACTCTCACGGCTATTGCTGAGTGTCATCGGCGGTGGGGACACATTCAGGAGGTGATTCTGCAGCCCCACAGTCCTGGGCAGCAGCAGGCAGAGAGGCTACCCCCTTTTGATCTGGAGCAATTACCCCAGGTGGTGCAGTGGGCGCGATCGCTCTTGCCTGAGGACATCACGATTCAAATTCCTGCCAATCTAGTCACAGAACCAGCGGTCTTTCGCGCGTGCCTAGAGGCCGGCGCTCGCGACTTGGGGGGTATTGTCCCCTTAGATCATGTCAATCCAGACTATCCCCACACCGATCTAGCAGTGCTCAGGGAACAATTAGCAGCTTGGGGATGGGAATTAGGGCCACGACTGCCAGTTTATCCGCAGTTTGTGGATTGGTTGCCACGGCCCTTGCAGGAGAAGGTTAAGGAGATTCCTGTTTAA
- a CDS encoding photosystem I assembly protein Ycf3: protein MPRSQRNDNFIDKTFTVMADLILKVLPTSSQSKTAFAYYRDGMSAQADGEYAEALENYQAALELEEDPTDRSYILYNIGLIHASNGEHEKALEYYHQALELNPRMPQALNNIAVIYHYLGTQAQEQQRLEEAEQLFDRAADYWKRAIQLAPNNYIEAQNWLKTTGRSNIDVYF, encoded by the coding sequence ATGCCGCGATCGCAACGGAACGACAATTTTATTGACAAAACCTTTACGGTCATGGCTGACCTCATTCTCAAGGTCTTGCCCACCAGTTCGCAGTCAAAAACTGCCTTTGCCTATTATCGCGATGGCATGTCTGCCCAAGCGGATGGAGAATATGCCGAGGCGCTGGAGAACTACCAGGCAGCCCTAGAACTAGAGGAAGACCCCACCGATCGCAGCTACATTCTCTACAATATTGGCCTGATCCATGCCAGCAATGGCGAGCATGAAAAAGCCTTGGAGTATTACCACCAAGCCCTTGAACTCAATCCCCGCATGCCCCAAGCCCTCAACAATATCGCAGTGATCTACCACTACTTGGGGACACAGGCACAAGAGCAGCAGCGCTTGGAGGAGGCTGAACAACTCTTTGATCGTGCCGCCGACTATTGGAAGCGAGCAATTCAACTGGCCCCCAATAACTATATAGAGGCGCAGAACTGGCTGAAAACCACTGGCCGCTCCAATATTGATGTGTATTTCTAA
- a CDS encoding superoxide dismutase has translation MAFVQEPLPFDPGALEPYGMSAKTLEFHYGKHHKGYLDNLNKLTQDTELADKSLEDVIRMTYGDAAKVGIFNNAAQVWNHTFFWNSLKPGGGGTPTGDVAARINSAFGSYDEFKSQFKNAAATQFGSGWAWLVLEAGTLKVTKTPNAENPLVHGQVPLLTIDVWEHAYYLDYQNRRPDFIDNFLNQLVNWDFVAKNLAAA, from the coding sequence ATGGCATTTGTACAAGAACCCCTTCCCTTTGATCCGGGTGCCCTTGAACCCTATGGAATGTCTGCAAAAACCCTTGAATTTCACTATGGCAAACACCATAAAGGCTACCTGGATAACCTCAATAAACTGACTCAAGATACGGAACTCGCTGACAAATCCCTTGAAGATGTCATTCGCATGACCTATGGCGATGCTGCCAAAGTGGGCATCTTCAACAATGCCGCTCAAGTGTGGAATCACACCTTCTTCTGGAATAGCCTCAAGCCAGGTGGCGGCGGTACTCCTACGGGTGATGTGGCTGCTCGGATCAACAGTGCTTTTGGTAGCTACGACGAATTCAAGTCCCAGTTCAAAAATGCCGCAGCGACCCAATTTGGCAGCGGTTGGGCATGGCTGGTGCTTGAAGCTGGCACACTGAAAGTGACTAAAACGCCCAATGCCGAAAACCCCTTGGTTCACGGTCAAGTGCCCCTACTGACGATTGATGTTTGGGAGCACGCCTACTATCTCGACTACCAAAACCGTCGTCCCGACTTCATTGATAACTTCCTGAACCAACTGGTGAACTGGGATTTTGTTGCTAAGAACTTGGCAGCTGCCTAA
- a CDS encoding CHAD domain-containing protein encodes MEILGHIAYAAFEKYYRKISKHEPGVIRDRDVEAIHQMRVGLRRLRTALEVFCNTVRLPKGVSIQRVRAIAGSLSPVRDLDVMMLALKEQYYPHLPRCEQQQLAKLIKKLEKQRAELLQKALQLLRSDRYRKLQQGLEEWLAAPQYREIANLPTELIAPDILLPLVCELLLHPGWQVAIEWQGDRPLFLAVSNPPQWLQTAGEDLHDLRKQTKRVRYQMELFSGVYGDAFNEQVSAFAQLQELLGTLHDGVVLDDFFRTQLGLNLRQASPCLAEMIALEQTRQWQTWRCVQQEYLSPEKRHQVRSLLLMPPMTISANGSPLDHPIISSAN; translated from the coding sequence ATGGAGATCCTAGGGCATATTGCCTATGCCGCTTTTGAAAAGTACTACCGCAAAATTAGCAAACACGAGCCGGGGGTGATTCGCGATCGCGATGTTGAGGCGATTCATCAGATGCGCGTTGGTCTGCGCCGCCTGCGAACGGCTCTGGAGGTGTTTTGTAATACGGTACGTTTGCCCAAGGGGGTCTCCATTCAGCGGGTACGGGCGATCGCCGGCAGCCTCAGTCCCGTACGGGATTTGGATGTGATGATGCTGGCGCTCAAAGAGCAGTATTACCCTCACCTGCCCCGCTGTGAGCAACAACAACTGGCCAAGCTCATTAAAAAGCTCGAAAAGCAGCGGGCAGAACTGCTGCAAAAAGCGCTTCAATTGCTGCGGAGCGATCGCTATCGCAAATTGCAACAGGGTCTAGAAGAATGGCTAGCTGCCCCTCAATATCGTGAAATTGCCAACTTACCCACGGAACTGATTGCCCCAGACATTTTATTGCCCTTGGTGTGTGAGCTCCTGCTCCATCCGGGGTGGCAAGTGGCTATTGAATGGCAGGGCGATCGCCCCCTCTTTTTGGCAGTCAGTAACCCACCCCAGTGGTTACAAACGGCGGGTGAAGATCTCCACGATCTGCGCAAGCAAACCAAACGGGTACGCTACCAAATGGAACTCTTTAGCGGTGTCTATGGAGACGCCTTCAACGAACAGGTGAGTGCTTTTGCGCAGTTGCAAGAACTCCTAGGGACCCTTCACGATGGCGTTGTCCTTGATGACTTTTTCCGTACCCAACTTGGCCTCAATCTCCGTCAAGCCTCTCCTTGCCTGGCAGAAATGATTGCCCTTGAGCAAACACGCCAGTGGCAAACTTGGCGCTGTGTCCAGCAGGAATACCTCAGCCCCGAAAAACGCCATCAAGTGCGCTCGCTGCTCCTGATGCCACCAATGACAATCAGTGCCAATGGCAGCCCCCTCGATCACCCAATCATCTCCTCTGCCAACTGA
- a CDS encoding MFS transporter, whose translation MPSDPFSQNSAATSARPPLSLWTKLAFGAGDLGTAITANLQVFFLMVFLTNVAGLNAGLAGSVLMIGKIWDAMNDPIIGYLSDRTPVGKWGRRHIWMMAAAIPFGLSFCLNWWVPTTDQGLLFGYYVLIGLLFNTFYTAVNLPYTALTPELTEDYNERTHLNSFRFAFSIGGSIGSLLLAQVVFQNIPDPQAQYLILGGIAAVLSVLPIYWCVWGTRQRVQAFERGIRNPEHRPLPLQTQLRLVFSNRPFLYVMGIYLCSWLAVQITASLIPFFIGDWLQMSAAAYTQVALTVQGTAMIMLFVWSAVSRRLGKKAVYFMGMSLWIIAQGGLFLLQPGQTALVYVCAILAGFGVATAYLIPWSMIPDVIDLDELESGQRREGIFYAFMVLLQKIGLALGLFFVGQALQWAGYISTVAGAPPPVQPPSALLAIRVAIGPLPTFFLIVGMILAYLYPITHAVHQEILLQLHARRQGETEA comes from the coding sequence ATGCCATCAGACCCATTCAGCCAAAATTCCGCTGCCACCAGTGCCCGTCCGCCCCTTTCCCTGTGGACAAAACTTGCCTTTGGCGCCGGCGATCTTGGAACTGCCATCACTGCCAATTTACAGGTGTTTTTCCTGATGGTGTTCTTGACCAATGTGGCTGGACTCAATGCTGGCTTGGCGGGAAGCGTGCTCATGATTGGCAAAATTTGGGATGCCATGAATGACCCGATCATCGGCTACCTGAGCGATCGCACCCCCGTGGGCAAGTGGGGACGCCGCCACATCTGGATGATGGCAGCCGCGATTCCCTTTGGCTTGAGTTTTTGCTTGAACTGGTGGGTACCAACGACGGATCAAGGGTTGCTCTTTGGCTACTACGTCCTCATTGGCCTATTGTTTAACACGTTTTACACGGCGGTAAACCTGCCCTACACTGCCCTCACACCAGAGCTCACTGAAGATTACAACGAACGCACCCATCTCAATAGTTTTCGCTTTGCCTTTTCCATTGGGGGTAGCATTGGCTCCTTACTCCTTGCTCAGGTCGTCTTCCAGAACATTCCCGATCCCCAAGCCCAATACTTGATCCTCGGGGGCATTGCCGCCGTCTTGTCTGTTTTGCCCATCTATTGGTGTGTCTGGGGAACACGGCAGCGGGTGCAAGCCTTTGAACGCGGTATTCGCAATCCTGAGCACCGCCCCTTACCGCTGCAAACGCAACTGCGGCTGGTGTTTAGCAATCGTCCCTTTCTTTATGTAATGGGAATCTACCTGTGTTCTTGGCTGGCGGTGCAAATTACTGCCTCGCTGATTCCCTTTTTTATTGGCGATTGGTTGCAAATGTCCGCCGCTGCCTATACCCAAGTGGCGCTGACGGTTCAAGGAACCGCGATGATCATGCTCTTTGTCTGGAGTGCTGTGAGTCGTCGCCTGGGTAAGAAGGCAGTGTATTTCATGGGAATGAGCCTGTGGATCATTGCCCAGGGCGGTCTCTTTTTGTTGCAGCCAGGACAGACAGCGCTGGTATATGTCTGTGCAATTCTGGCGGGCTTTGGGGTTGCGACCGCTTATCTTATCCCTTGGTCAATGATTCCGGATGTGATTGATCTGGACGAACTTGAGAGTGGCCAGCGGCGGGAGGGGATCTTCTATGCCTTTATGGTGCTGCTGCAAAAAATTGGTCTTGCCCTGGGTCTGTTCTTTGTGGGTCAGGCTTTGCAGTGGGCGGGTTACATTTCTACTGTCGCCGGTGCCCCACCCCCAGTGCAACCCCCTTCGGCACTCTTGGCAATTCGCGTTGCCATTGGACCTTTGCCAACCTTCTTTCTCATTGTGGGGATGATTTTGGCCTATCTCTATCCCATTACCCACGCTGTCCACCAAGAGATTCTTTTGCAGTTGCACGCCAGACGCCAAGGAGAGACTGAGGCATGA
- the rsmI gene encoding 16S rRNA (cytidine(1402)-2'-O)-methyltransferase, giving the protein MGIGQLWVVGTPIGNLEDMSARALRILKEVDLIAAEDTRHTGRLLQHFGITTPQISLHGHNTQQRVPQLLQRLEAGQQIALVSDAGLPGVSDPGYELITACIAAAIPVTPIPGANAALTALMAAGLPMNRFCFEGFLPTKGRDRQQRLAALQQETRTILLYEAPHRLVQTVTELCQVLGSDRPVVLARELTKRHEEFWRGTLGTACTYLQEHPPRGEYTLVLAGAPEHSLAVNPNYLASELATLLNQGLSLTQASRQLATLTGLSRRDIYQLGLQLKQESP; this is encoded by the coding sequence ATGGGCATTGGGCAATTGTGGGTGGTGGGCACCCCCATTGGCAACCTTGAGGACATGAGCGCTCGTGCCCTGCGTATTCTCAAGGAAGTGGATCTGATAGCCGCCGAGGATACACGCCACACTGGCCGCCTGTTACAGCATTTTGGCATTACCACACCCCAAATTAGTCTCCATGGGCACAATACCCAACAGCGAGTCCCCCAATTGCTTCAGCGCCTAGAGGCGGGTCAACAGATCGCGCTCGTCAGTGATGCGGGCCTACCGGGGGTGTCGGATCCCGGTTATGAATTAATTACCGCCTGCATTGCTGCAGCGATTCCCGTGACGCCGATTCCCGGCGCGAATGCTGCCTTAACAGCTTTGATGGCCGCAGGATTACCGATGAATCGCTTTTGTTTTGAAGGGTTTTTGCCGACTAAGGGGCGCGATCGCCAGCAGCGACTAGCAGCCCTGCAACAGGAAACACGCACGATTCTTCTCTATGAAGCCCCCCATCGCTTGGTGCAAACAGTAACAGAGTTATGTCAGGTTTTGGGGAGCGATCGCCCTGTTGTACTTGCCCGCGAACTTACCAAACGCCACGAAGAATTTTGGCGGGGAACCCTCGGTACTGCCTGCACTTATCTACAGGAGCATCCCCCCCGGGGCGAATACACACTGGTTTTAGCCGGTGCCCCTGAACATTCTCTGGCCGTGAACCCCAATTATCTCGCCAGCGAATTGGCAACACTGCTCAACCAAGGTCTTTCTCTCACCCAAGCCAGCCGTCAACTGGCGACTCTGACGGGGCTTTCGCGGCGTGACATCTATCAACTAGGGCTGCAGCTTAAACAGGAATCTCCTTAA
- a CDS encoding phosphoglucomutase/phosphomannomutase family protein, translating to MVGSVLRLDQVLIPEDAPIRFGTDGWRGIIGAEFTFNRLLRAAKAAAAVLYQTYGDGRTPRIIVGYDHRFLAEHFGTAVAQLLTSQGYEVWLSNCAAPTPAFSWAVKAEGAIGGLVITASHNPAIYAGLKVKGAFGGSVPTPVTQAIEAQLAQGEPPPVGEAKTDYQVFDPWPSYCAALRTHVDPSPIREAIATGKLRVCADVMHGVAAGGLERLLDWPIEEFRRDRDPLFGGGAPEPIGRYLAATQEQLRQQPSATPTICLVFDGDADRLAVIDGEGVLYTAQEMIPILIDHLAQHSPYRGAVIKSISSSDLVARVAAHHGLAVIETPIGFKYIGDRMLAGEAVLLGGEESGGIGYGHHLPERDALLSALYLLQALVTSGLSVGEYYQQLQVTTNFYSAYDRVDLTLTSLAQRQKLEALLGEHPFTQILESPVSHWDTIDGYKFHLADGGWLLIRFSGTEPLLRLYCQGKTPEQVQRILQWASQWAVAVAG from the coding sequence ATGGTTGGTTCTGTCCTGCGCCTAGATCAAGTTTTGATTCCTGAGGATGCCCCAATTCGCTTTGGTACCGACGGTTGGCGCGGCATCATTGGGGCTGAGTTTACCTTTAACCGTCTGCTGCGGGCAGCTAAGGCAGCGGCGGCAGTACTTTACCAAACCTATGGCGATGGCAGGACGCCGCGAATTATTGTCGGTTACGATCACCGGTTTTTAGCGGAACACTTTGGTACAGCCGTTGCCCAATTGCTGACAAGCCAAGGCTATGAGGTTTGGCTTTCTAACTGTGCGGCACCCACACCGGCCTTTAGCTGGGCTGTCAAAGCAGAGGGAGCCATTGGCGGCTTGGTCATTACGGCAAGTCACAATCCCGCTATCTATGCAGGACTGAAGGTGAAGGGCGCCTTTGGTGGATCAGTCCCCACACCTGTTACCCAAGCCATTGAAGCACAGTTAGCTCAAGGGGAGCCGCCACCCGTGGGGGAGGCCAAAACAGACTATCAAGTCTTTGATCCGTGGCCCAGCTATTGTGCGGCGTTGCGCACTCATGTTGATCCCAGCCCCATTCGTGAGGCGATCGCCACGGGTAAACTGCGCGTCTGTGCCGATGTCATGCATGGGGTTGCCGCCGGGGGACTGGAGCGATTGTTGGATTGGCCCATAGAAGAGTTTCGGCGCGATCGCGACCCCCTCTTTGGCGGCGGTGCCCCTGAACCCATTGGCCGTTATTTAGCCGCTACCCAAGAACAACTGCGGCAACAGCCCAGTGCCACTCCTACGATATGTTTAGTCTTCGACGGTGATGCCGATCGCCTGGCAGTCATTGATGGCGAGGGGGTACTGTACACTGCCCAAGAAATGATTCCCATCTTGATTGACCATTTAGCACAGCACAGTCCCTATCGGGGGGCAGTGATTAAATCCATTAGCAGTTCGGATCTGGTGGCACGAGTGGCAGCCCACCATGGCTTAGCGGTGATTGAAACGCCCATTGGCTTCAAGTACATTGGCGATCGCATGCTGGCCGGCGAAGCTGTCCTCTTAGGCGGTGAAGAATCAGGGGGAATCGGCTATGGCCACCATCTCCCCGAGCGGGATGCCCTCCTGTCGGCACTGTACCTATTACAAGCCCTGGTGACCTCCGGCTTAAGCGTGGGGGAATACTATCAGCAGTTGCAGGTAACAACAAACTTTTACAGTGCCTACGATCGCGTTGATCTCACCCTCACGTCCTTGGCACAGCGGCAAAAACTAGAAGCACTCCTAGGGGAGCATCCCTTCACCCAGATTTTGGAGAGTCCCGTGAGCCATTGGGACACCATTGACGGCTACAAGTTTCATCTGGCCGATGGCGGTTGGCTACTGATTCGCTTTAGTGGCACCGAACCTCTGCTGCGCCTCTACTGCCAAGGGAAAACCCCTGAACAGGTGCAGCGCATTCTACAATGGGCCAGTCAATGGGCAGTTGCAGTTGCTGGCTAA
- the gatC gene encoding Asp-tRNA(Asn)/Glu-tRNA(Gln) amidotransferase subunit GatC, with amino-acid sequence MATKVITAEDVRKVAHLARLAIDDREIEALTQQLDSILDYVNQLSELDVTEVPPTTRAIEVSNVTRPDVLEPWPHREDLLAIAPEREDDFFRVPKIM; translated from the coding sequence ATGGCAACCAAAGTCATTACTGCAGAAGATGTGCGCAAGGTGGCTCATTTAGCTCGCCTTGCCATTGATGACCGTGAAATTGAAGCACTGACCCAGCAACTAGATAGCATCCTCGACTATGTCAATCAACTGAGTGAACTGGATGTTACGGAGGTGCCGCCAACAACGCGAGCCATTGAGGTGAGTAATGTAACCCGTCCTGATGTGTTGGAACCTTGGCCACATCGGGAGGACTTGCTAGCGATCGCCCCCGAGCGCGAAGATGACTTTTTCCGCGTGCCCAAAATTATGTAA
- a CDS encoding universal stress protein encodes MIENILLADSGTGQSEQMLKSLMELPAIQRAAVTVLHVIPPKITAEEMAEQRQAGAKLLAEAVARLHLDPVISVNTMLREGDPKDTVLHVADEINADLIIMGSRGLKRLQSILENSVSQYVFQLSSRPMLLVRDDIYVKKINRIMVALNHSAAAKASLDLAVRLMEGVKGGKLILAHVNPDLKGHADTPSSAAEKEPLLAEAATVAKQRGVEYQCVLTTGKPAEEICRIAADTNADLLVLGSPDRRPSIARSLPDLDRLLGTSLSDYVRVYAECPVLFVRQAEA; translated from the coding sequence ATGATTGAAAATATTCTATTGGCAGACTCAGGAACTGGACAATCCGAACAAATGCTCAAGTCGCTGATGGAGTTGCCAGCGATTCAACGGGCTGCCGTCACCGTTTTGCACGTGATTCCACCGAAAATTACTGCCGAGGAGATGGCCGAACAACGTCAAGCAGGTGCCAAACTCCTAGCGGAAGCTGTTGCCCGACTGCACCTTGACCCCGTCATTAGCGTCAATACTATGCTGCGGGAGGGCGATCCTAAGGATACAGTGCTCCACGTGGCCGATGAAATCAATGCCGACTTGATCATTATGGGATCGCGGGGACTCAAGCGCCTGCAATCCATTCTCGAAAACTCCGTTAGCCAGTATGTGTTTCAACTGTCTTCGCGGCCGATGCTCCTAGTGCGCGATGACATCTACGTCAAGAAAATCAACCGCATCATGGTGGCACTCAATCATTCTGCTGCAGCCAAAGCCTCCTTGGACTTAGCAGTGCGCCTAATGGAGGGGGTCAAGGGCGGCAAACTCATTCTTGCCCACGTCAATCCTGACCTCAAGGGTCATGCTGATACCCCCAGCAGTGCTGCCGAAAAAGAGCCGCTTCTTGCCGAAGCCGCAACGGTGGCTAAGCAGCGGGGTGTGGAATACCAGTGTGTCCTGACCACCGGCAAACCCGCTGAAGAAATCTGCCGCATTGCTGCTGATACCAATGCCGATCTCCTGGTTCTGGGTTCTCCGGATCGGCGGCCCTCGATCGCTCGCAGTTTACCCGACTTGGATCGCCTTTTGGGCACTTCCCTTTCTGACTATGTCCGGGTCTATGCCGAGTGTCCCGTGCTCTTTGTGCGACAAGCGGAGGCCTAG